The region TCCTGAGCCTGATAACCCTGCCACTCGCCGCTCGCAAAATTCGTCGAACCGCGAATACCGTCGATCAACCCTTCATCACCGCCGCCCGTGTATTGCCGGTTGTATTTCGAGTCGATCTTGACCGTCCAGCCATTTGGGCGTTTTCTGAAAACTGCCTCGACAGTCTTGCTCCGATTGCCTTTTTTATAAACGGCAACGGCCTTGATCGTCAAATTCGCATCGCGGTCGTATTCGAAAGGCTGCGAGTACAACGTCCATGCGCCGTCAACCGGTTCGCGGCCATCTGTCGTGAAAAAGACCGCCGCGCCCGGCGTTGTAGTTCCGATAAAGACCTTGTATGCGAAGTCGATCCACGGAGCTGCCACAGTAGACGTCGAGATATCCGATGCGGGAAATTCCGTAAATGCCGTGGTCACGGGCTTATCGGTCATCGCAAATTCGAGTAAGCCGCCTTTCAATATGTCTTCGTGCCTTATATACGCTTTTTTGTAAGGAGCGCTGTTTAGTCCAGCGTTTAGAATGTATTTGTTCTTCGGCGAGACGTTTAAGGCTTTGATGCTAAACATCTTGCCGTTTTCGAGCCTGTATGTCATCTCTGGAAACAGCGGTGTTCCAAAAGCATAAACGCCATCACCCGGGACAACAGGATAGAAGCCGCTTGCGCTCAAAACATACCACGCCGACATTTGACCGCAGTCTTCGTTTCCGATCAGGCCGTCCGGCGTAGGTTTGTAAAATTCGTCCATGATCTTGCGAACATAAGCCTGCGTTCGCCAGGGCATTTGAGCATAGCTGAAAAGATATGGAATATGATGCGAAGGCTCATTGCCGTGGGCGTATTGGCCGATCAGCCCTGTAATATCAGGCTGTTCGCGTCCTGTTAATTTTTCCGTTGTCGCGAAAAGACGTTCGAGTTTACCGGCAAAATAGTCGCTGCCACCCATCAATTCCATCATTCGCGAAGTGTCGTGTGGAACAAAGAAAGAATAGACCCAGCTATTGCCTTCGGTAAAATGGAATGTAACCTCATTCGGAGCAAACGGCCTGATAAAGCCGCCGTTCTTTCTCGGCACAAAATAATCAACCCTCGGGTCAAAAAGGTTTTCGAAAGAGCGTGCCCGACGTGAGTATTCTATCCAGTCCATGGCTCGTTGTTTCCCGTTTGCCGCGTGTGGATATTGCTGACCTAAAACGCGATTCATTTGAAGGATGCACCAGTCGTTGTAGGCGTATTCGAGGGTTTTTGAGACTGATTCGTTTTCGTCTTCCTGGGAGATGTAGCCGCGTTTTTTGTAAGCGGCTAGGCCAAAGTGGTCGAGTTCGGCGGAGTGTTTGGCGGCGGCGTAGGCTTTTTCGTAGTCAAAGCCCTTTATACCTTTTGCCATCGCGTCAGCGACCACCGAAACGGCGTGATAGCCGATCATCGTGTCGGTTTCCTCGCCCCAAAGCTCCCAAACCGGCAGCCGCCCGCCCTGCTCATATATTCGGATAAAGCTATTGATAAAATCAACAGTCCGCTTCTGATCAATGATCGTATAAAGCGGATGCGCCGCACGGAACGTGTCCCAGAGTGAGAAGACTGTGTATTGATCCGACGAGTTTTGAGTCCCGCCTTTAGGCGGCTTTTCCTTTTGAGTCTCGCCTTTAGGCGGCCTCTTCGTTGCAGCAGGCCGGCTAAAGCCGGTACTCAAAGCATCGTCCGCAATGTTGTGTATCTTCCCGTCCAGCCCCCGATACTTTCCGTCAACATCATTAAAGATGCTCGGGTGGATCATCGTGTGATAAAGCGCCGTGTAAAATGTCGTTGTCTGAGCATCCGTCCCGCCCGAAACCTCGATCTTCGACAACTCCTTATTCCAAGCCGCTTTTGCACTGGCGCGAACCTTATCAAAATTCCAATGAGGCAATTCGGCTTCGAGATTCTCCCGAGCGCCTTCGATGGAAACAAAAGAGATCGCGACTTTCATCAAGACTTGCTCGTTCTCAGATGTCGTGAATTGGAACGAGACTTCTCGTGACGATTTTGGCGGCGTCACCCGCAATCTTCCTTTGTCACCTGCCGAAGTTACTGCACGTCCTTCGTGACGAACCGATTCAAATGGTTTTGAAATGTCCGCCACGAAATAAACGATTTGGTTTTTTGCCCATGAGGTTGACCTGCGGTGGCCTTCAATCCGAATCGAATTAGACACCGGACCGGCCAAAAATGAATACTCAGAATCAATCACCTTGTCCCGCCACTTAAGGTCGAGATTGATATTTGCTTGCTTGGTTTCGGGAAACGTGTAACGATGAAATCCAACTCGCTTCGTCACGGTCATCTCAGCGAAAATTCCATCGTCATCCAGCTTCACCGCGTAGTATCCAGGCTCGGCTTTCTCGTTCGCATGGGAGAACTTCGAGGCGTAGCCATTTATGGATTTATCGCCTTCCTTTGCAAAAAACTGAGGCTCACCAACTGTCGGCATGAACAAAATATCGCACCCGTCCGGAATGCCTGTTCCGCTGAGGTGTGTGTGCGAAAAGCCATATATTATGTCGTCGGAGTAGTGATAACCTGACGAGCCGTCCCAGTTGTCGGTGCGCGTGTCGGGCGAGAGCTGCACCATTCCAAACGGCATGACCGCTCCGGGAAACGTGTGTCCGTGTCCTCCCGTGCCGATAAAAGGATTTACCCATTTAGTGAAATCTTTTCTCTGTGCCGTGATCGAGATGCACAGAGCGAGAACCAAACCGCAAAGACGCAAAGATGCAGAGAAGTTAGAAGTGGCTCGCATAATTGCTCTATTTGTAACACGAACTCTGCCAGGAAAAAAGAAAAGGGTGACGGGTGGCTCATTGATGCCATTGATTCCACTGATTACATCGACGAGAACGGATAGAAAACGTGAGCGACGACAACACGAATTATTGACGAAAGTCCCTCTCAAAATGGCGCTCTAAAATCGTTACGCAAAGTGGCTTTTTGACCGTCTAAAATGGCTTTTTGGGTCTCAAAAGTGGCTTTTTGCCCCTGTCAGATGGCTTTTTATTTTTGCCAACAATTACCCCCAAAAGCCCAAAAAAACATGTGTTTTTGCTCGGAAACTTTAAAAATGTGGCACGTGCCACATTCAAAACTGCCTCAAAAACCAGCACTTTTCTGAGAATACTATTTTTCCTAAAAAAGTTTCCAAAAAAAATGAAATTTTGACTCCAAGAGAAGACATAAGATGAGGCCGTCCGAAATCCAACTTTCAGACGACCTCGCAGTGTGAAAAAGAGGAGTCTTTCTAAACGCGAACTGCTTCTTTGCTCGATACGTCGTTGATCACTACATCATCGAACTGTTCCTCCTCAGTTGAGCCGGACAAAGCCGTTGTCGACGACGCACCGCCAGATATGACTTGTGTCAGTGCGTCGAAATATCCTGTGCCGACAAACGCTTGGTGTTTGGTCGCTCGATATCCACTTATCTCCGAAGCGAATTCCAGCTCCTGCAATTCGGCATAGGCGGACATCTGTCGTTCGCGATAGCCTGTGGCGAGTTCGAACATCGCGTGGTTGAGCGAGTGAAAACCAGCCAGCGTGATGAACTGGAACTTATAGCCCATCGCGCCCAATTCGCATTGGAATTTTGCAATCGTTTCATCGTCGAGCTTTTTCTTCCAGTTGAACGACGGCGAGCAGTTATACGCCAGCATCTTACCCGGATATTTTGAGTGGACTGCCTCGGCAAATTCGCGGGCTTCGTCGAGGTCCGGATGCGAGGTTTCGCACCATACGAGATCGGCATACGGTGCGTAAGCAAGGCCACGTGAGATCGCCTGTTCAATACCTGCGTTTACGTGGAAAAAGCCTTCGACGGTTCGTTCGCCCGTGCAGAATGGTTTGTCGTTATCATCGATGTCCGAGGTCAAAAGATTTGCTCCGTTTGCATCCGTTCGGGCAACAACGATGGTCGGCACGCCGCAAACATCGGCAGCAAGCCGCGCCGCAATCAACTTCTGAACGGCCTCGCCTGTCGGCACGAGAACTTTGCCGCCCATATGGCCGCATTTTTTCGCCGAAGACAATTGGTCTTCAAAATGAACGCCTGCCGCACCGGCGTCGATCATCGATTTCATCAGTTCAAAGGCGTTCAGATTGCCGCCAAAACCGGCCTCGGCATCAGCAACGATCGGAGCGAACCAATTGATGCCATTCTTCCCTTCGGTCGAGTAGATCTGATCGGTGCGCATCAGGGAATTATTGATCTTTTTGACAAGCTCGGGAACGCTGTTCGATGGATAGAGACTCTGGTCGGGATAAGTTTGGCCAACCGTGTTTGCGTCGGCCGCAACCTGCCAGCCGCTGCAATATATCGCCTGCAGTCCGGCCTGTATCTGCTGAACGGCCTGTCCACCGGTCATCGCTCCAAGAGCGTTGACGAAATCGCTGGTTTTCATCGAATCCCAGAGACGTTCCGCCCCGATCTTTGCCAGGGTGTATTCGATCTTCACCGAGCCGCGAAGCTTCAGGACGTCTTCCGCAGTGTAATTGCGGACCACGCCCACCCATCGCGGATTTGTTGCCCAATCCTGTTCCATTGCCTTTATCTGTTCATCTTTTTTCATAGTGTTCCCCCGAAAATTAAATTCCTTTTCTCCAATATCAAATCTCAAATTTTAGATTTAAAATTCATGCTCAGCTCGGATCAAATTCCTCTTGAAAAATCATTCTTTCACTAATGCGTTTTGATTCCTCGTATCGATCTTTTTCTGACGCTGCGTCCGGCACTCGCTCAAGTATCTTTGCCAATTCCTCGTCAAATATCTTGCTGATAAACTCAGGAGTATGTTCGACAACCACATCACCGTCCATAATCTTCACGGTTTTGCGATGTTTCATTCGTTGAGCGATCATGAGGCGATAGATGCGGTCGGTAGCAAGATCTTCCATGTAACCGTCTAGCAGCGAAGCTCCTTTGCCACTTAAAACGCCGTGCCGGTATCGAATAACGGTGCTTACAGCGGCTCGTGTTCCGTCTAAGGTGTGCTTACCAACACCCGTAGGCAAAGGCCGCAGATCGGGCGAAAGCGATTGCCCTTCAAACCTGACAAAATTCTGATTTGGATCTGGAAATTGTTCGACCGCGATAGCATTTTGGTCGGGATGCCCTGTCCACGCACCGTCCATACCGACGTTGGCTTCGTTTAGCTTGTCGGCTTCGAGTGTTTTTAACGCTCGCTCGTTGAGTTCAGCATCTTGTCGATTTGGAAACAAAGCTGTCATGCCTCCGATGGCCAGAATTCCTCGTTTGTGACAAACCTCGACAAGCAACCTTCGCAGATTTTGAAAGAACGGAATGTCAGACGGAATGGTGTTTCTGTCCGGCAAGACCCAATTCGGATTATGTAGATTGAAATAGATAAGGCTCGCCATGTAGTCCCAACGTCCAAGATTCAACCCGACGAGATGGTCGCGGAGATTGTAGATAAATTCTTTGGTCTGAAAGGCGAGAGGATGTGCCTCGACCAAAGCCATGCATTTGATGTAGCACTTTTCCCAACCGAGCTTCGCTTCGAGCATTTGAAATAGGTCACGCCAAAACAGGGCTTCCTCGGCCGATTCCGATTTTGGAATGTAGAAGCACAGATTATGCTTTAGTTTTGTTCGGTCAACTCCAAACGCAATTCTTGCAGCGTCGTAAACTGAGGCTGACATCAGGTCATCGAAAATGCCTGCTTGACTAAGATGCAGCCCGCGAACACGAGTCCATATCACGGTCGAGCTTTCTTTGATCGTGACTTCGCGATCACGTTTCTTGTCAAAATACGTAAGGTCGCCATGCAGAGCGTTCAGAGAGTTTGCAATGCCGGTTTCAAGATTCGCCCAGACATTTGCCATCGAATCTTCGAGGTCGATCATCACGCCTGGAGCACCGGAGTTAAGCATTTTGACGACCAATTCACCATCGTCAGCGGGCCCGGTCATTTGGTTGCGCTGGTCCGAGCACCAAGCGGGAATCGTTATCTGCCAATTGCCCTCCGTTGCTTCTGAAGGCTCGAGGTAGGTCGGCAAATTCCCATTATGAGCTTCGGATAGAATCTGGCGCCGCTTTTTCACCAATTCCCGCTGACGCGGAGTGAATTTTTCATGCAATTCCGCCAGAAGTTCATAGAAACCTTCGTTCCAGACGGTTTTAGCCGCAAAATCCGCAGGTGCCTGATTGATCCGTAGATCGGCGGTTCGTTCTAGTGTAGCCTGTGTCATGTATTACTTCCGTTGTTCTATATTTCGAACAGCCGCTTTTTTCCAGAAGGTTAGTTTAGTTGAGGGTAAATTAGTTGATTATCCGTTGTAAATACCAGAATTATGATGCGTTCGGCATCTTGAACAATATTTCACATTATGGAACAATACGAAATATGTCAGAAATAACGTCAACCGCTGTAGAACGGGCACTGTCGATAATGGAAATGGTTGCAGTCGGCAAGAACGGCTTGAGCAACTCCGACCTCAGTCGGAGATTGAACATCCCTAAAAGCTCGGCAAGCTATATTCTTCGTGTTTTGGAACGGCGTGAGTATCTTCGTCGCGACACTGAGGGCAAATATCGTTTGGGTCTAAAAGTAATGGATCTGACCGGAGGAGCGATTCCCGGACTCGATGTGCGCGAGGCGGCTAAACCATTTCTCACGGAATTCTTACAAAAATGCCGTCTGCCCGAAGCTCACGTTGCCGTTCTCGATAACGGCCGAGCGGTCTATGTCGAAAAGGTCGAGGGCGAAAAGAGCTTTATCAAATTGGACATCTGGGTCGGCCACCGTTTGCCTGTGCATACGACGGCGATTGGAAAGATATTGGTCTCATTTATGCCGGAGACGGAGATAATTGCGATCCTTAACCTGCACGGTATGGAACAAAAAACGCAACGTTCGATAACTGAACCAGAGAAATTTCTGCGCGAGGCGGCTCGAGTTAGAAAATACGGTTTTGCGGTTGATGACGAGGAAAATGCGGAAGGAGTTCGGTGTATTGCGGCTCCAATTTATGATGCACGCGGCTCAGTGGTAGCTGCTTTAGGAACATCCAGCATCATCCAGCACATAGATGAGCCGAATTTGCCGAAGATCGTAGCCCTTCTTACAGATGCTGCTGCCAAAGTGTCGCGTGAAATAGGCTATACCGCTACGAGCCATTCTCAAGCGTCTCCAGAAAACTCAACAAAACGAGCGGAAGCGGGACGCTGAAATCCTGCTGCTCTTCTGTGACCGGATGTGTGAATGAGAGTTTTTCCGCATGGAGAAAAAATCGCCCCATTGATTTGATCGCATTTCGGGTGTTAGTATCAGCAACTGTGTTATCTCGGCCCTCGTTATAGATCTCGTCACCGACTACCGGATGATTGATATAGCCCATGTGAACGCGGATCTGATGCGTCCGTCCGGTTTTGATCTCAACATCAAGAAGTGTGAATTTGGCGTAACGTTTTCGCACTTTCCAAAGGCTGAGAGCACTCCGCCCGTGCGTAGCGACCTTCATCCTTAGACGATTATGTTTGTTGCGGCCGATCGGAGCTTCGATCTTACCTGTATTCGTGTCAGGCGAGCCGTGAACAAGCGCAACGTAACTCTTATAAACTAACCGCTCCCGAAACTGCTCAGATAAGGCTTCGTGAACTTCGTCCGTCTTAGCAACGACGATCAGGCCTGACGTGTCCTTGTCCAGGCGGTGTACAATGCCGACCCTGTCTTGGTCTTTGGAAGTTGGATTCTGGGCTTTGGACCCAAAATGAAACGCGATCGCATTCGCCAGTGTCCCGCTTTGAACACCGGCACCGGGGTGAACGACCATTCCTGCCGGTTTGTTTATTACGGCAAGATATTCGTCCTCGTAAACAATGTCGAGCGTTATATCTTCCGGCTCAAATCTGGCAACCGGCACCTCGATCAGATCAACCTCTATCTCATCACTATCGCGAACCCTATACGAAGGCTTGACCGCTGCTTCGTTGACCAGAACATCTTCGTTCTCGATCAGCCGCTGAAGGCGCGAACGCGACCAGCCGTCGATATTTTCAGCAAGATAAGCGTCGAGACGCTTTCCCGTATCAAGGGATGAAGGATGAAGGATGAAGGATGAAGGTTCTTCTGTCACTCGGAACTTTGAACTTTGAACTTTGAACTCGAAACTCGCTTATGACGCATAAACATAAAGACAATCGAACCGGCAGCGACAATTAGGCTTATGCCTTGTGAAGTTGAAAGCCCTGTAAGAGACGTAAATCCAAGAAGGTCGCCGCGCGGGTCGTCGCGGATAAATTCGATAGAAAATCTAACGATCGAATAGATGATACCGTAAGCAATAAGAACCTGCCCGTCAAATTTCTTTCGCCGATGCAGGTAAATAAGAAATGCAAAAACGGCAAACATTATGAACGATTCGTAGAGCTGTGTCGGGTGTAGATGAATGTGGTTGCCGTCGAGGCCGTAGATCGGAACGCCGGTGTATTCGTGACCCAACTCGGTAAAATGTACTCCCCACGGCAAATTTGTCGGTTTGCCCCAGCAGCAACCGGCGGAAAAACAACCCTGTCGCCCGAAAGCCTGCCCGAGAGCAAGGCCGGGAGCAAATGCATCGGCGACTTTCCATAACGGCAATTTATAAAGGCGCACGAGAATGACAACGGCCAAAAAGCCTCCTATCAACCCCCCGTAATAGACACCGCCGGATCGCAGGAAATCCAGAGTAAATATGTTGACGTTGTCCTCGACAAAGAACATCAGTACCTTTGAACCGACAAGCCCGCCGACCAACGTCCAAAGACCGAGGTCATAAATACGTTCACGCGGCAATCCGTCAGGAGCGCCGAGCCGCGATGCGACAAACAGTGCGAGCAACATCCCCAACGCCAAAAAAATGCCGTAGGTCGTTACAGGAAATGTGCCGATGCGAAATAGTTCAGGATACATCGTTCGAA is a window of Chloracidobacterium sp. DNA encoding:
- a CDS encoding RluA family pseudouridine synthase, with translation MTEEPSSFILHPSSLDTGKRLDAYLAENIDGWSRSRLQRLIENEDVLVNEAAVKPSYRVRDSDEIEVDLIEVPVARFEPEDITLDIVYEDEYLAVINKPAGMVVHPGAGVQSGTLANAIAFHFGSKAQNPTSKDQDRVGIVHRLDKDTSGLIVVAKTDEVHEALSEQFRERLVYKSYVALVHGSPDTNTGKIEAPIGRNKHNRLRMKVATHGRSALSLWKVRKRYAKFTLLDVEIKTGRTHQIRVHMGYINHPVVGDEIYNEGRDNTVADTNTRNAIKSMGRFFLHAEKLSFTHPVTEEQQDFSVPLPLVLLSFLETLENGS
- a CDS encoding GH92 family glycosyl hydrolase produces the protein MRATSNFSASLRLCGLVLALCISITAQRKDFTKWVNPFIGTGGHGHTFPGAVMPFGMVQLSPDTRTDNWDGSSGYHYSDDIIYGFSHTHLSGTGIPDGCDILFMPTVGEPQFFAKEGDKSINGYASKFSHANEKAEPGYYAVKLDDDGIFAEMTVTKRVGFHRYTFPETKQANINLDLKWRDKVIDSEYSFLAGPVSNSIRIEGHRRSTSWAKNQIVYFVADISKPFESVRHEGRAVTSAGDKGRLRVTPPKSSREVSFQFTTSENEQVLMKVAISFVSIEGARENLEAELPHWNFDKVRASAKAAWNKELSKIEVSGGTDAQTTTFYTALYHTMIHPSIFNDVDGKYRGLDGKIHNIADDALSTGFSRPAATKRPPKGETQKEKPPKGGTQNSSDQYTVFSLWDTFRAAHPLYTIIDQKRTVDFINSFIRIYEQGGRLPVWELWGEETDTMIGYHAVSVVADAMAKGIKGFDYEKAYAAAKHSAELDHFGLAAYKKRGYISQEDENESVSKTLEYAYNDWCILQMNRVLGQQYPHAANGKQRAMDWIEYSRRARSFENLFDPRVDYFVPRKNGGFIRPFAPNEVTFHFTEGNSWVYSFFVPHDTSRMMELMGGSDYFAGKLERLFATTEKLTGREQPDITGLIGQYAHGNEPSHHIPYLFSYAQMPWRTQAYVRKIMDEFYKPTPDGLIGNEDCGQMSAWYVLSASGFYPVVPGDGVYAFGTPLFPEMTYRLENGKMFSIKALNVSPKNKYILNAGLNSAPYKKAYIRHEDILKGGLLEFAMTDKPVTTAFTEFPASDISTSTVAAPWIDFAYKVFIGTTTPGAAVFFTTDGREPVDGAWTLYSQPFEYDRDANLTIKAVAVYKKGNRSKTVEAVFRKRPNGWTVKIDSKYNRQYTGGGDEGLIDGIRGSTNFASGEWQGYQAQDFVATIDLQRETEIKKVGGGFLQVARSWIWMPTRIVFEVSSDNVNFTRVADIKTDIDPKDMESKIRDYVQTISPVKARYVRVHAYNLGKIPAWHPGAGDDAFIFVDEIMIN
- the aceA gene encoding isocitrate lyase produces the protein MKKDEQIKAMEQDWATNPRWVGVVRNYTAEDVLKLRGSVKIEYTLAKIGAERLWDSMKTSDFVNALGAMTGGQAVQQIQAGLQAIYCSGWQVAADANTVGQTYPDQSLYPSNSVPELVKKINNSLMRTDQIYSTEGKNGINWFAPIVADAEAGFGGNLNAFELMKSMIDAGAAGVHFEDQLSSAKKCGHMGGKVLVPTGEAVQKLIAARLAADVCGVPTIVVARTDANGANLLTSDIDDNDKPFCTGERTVEGFFHVNAGIEQAISRGLAYAPYADLVWCETSHPDLDEAREFAEAVHSKYPGKMLAYNCSPSFNWKKKLDDETIAKFQCELGAMGYKFQFITLAGFHSLNHAMFELATGYRERQMSAYAELQELEFASEISGYRATKHQAFVGTGYFDALTQVISGGASSTTALSGSTEEEQFDDVVINDVSSKEAVRV
- a CDS encoding IclR family transcriptional regulator — encoded protein: MSEITSTAVERALSIMEMVAVGKNGLSNSDLSRRLNIPKSSASYILRVLERREYLRRDTEGKYRLGLKVMDLTGGAIPGLDVREAAKPFLTEFLQKCRLPEAHVAVLDNGRAVYVEKVEGEKSFIKLDIWVGHRLPVHTTAIGKILVSFMPETEIIAILNLHGMEQKTQRSITEPEKFLREAARVRKYGFAVDDEENAEGVRCIAAPIYDARGSVVAALGTSSIIQHIDEPNLPKIVALLTDAAAKVSREIGYTATSHSQASPENSTKRAEAGR
- the lgt gene encoding prolipoprotein diacylglyceryl transferase; its protein translation is MYPELFRIGTFPVTTYGIFLALGMLLALFVASRLGAPDGLPRERIYDLGLWTLVGGLVGSKVLMFFVEDNVNIFTLDFLRSGGVYYGGLIGGFLAVVILVRLYKLPLWKVADAFAPGLALGQAFGRQGCFSAGCCWGKPTNLPWGVHFTELGHEYTGVPIYGLDGNHIHLHPTQLYESFIMFAVFAFLIYLHRRKKFDGQVLIAYGIIYSIVRFSIEFIRDDPRGDLLGFTSLTGLSTSQGISLIVAAGSIVFMFMRHKRVSSSKFKVQSSE